TTGCTAGAATAATTGTACGGCGTCCATGCTAAACCAATATATGTATTCTAAGATTATAGCACTATATTATATATTTGGATGAGTTCAGGTATGCAAATTGTATTCGCCCTGCATATTTTCCTTAGGAAATTGTAAATTCAGTAACTATTCTATACTACTATACTAAATAACTCAGGCGTCAATCATGTGTTGCCTCCCTATTGGTTTAGCACATTGACATTCTGATCTGGCATGTTCTTTCGCCTAACCAGGAGTTAATAAGGTTAAAGGCAGTGAATTGCTTCCCTGGCCACTAAGGCTCACAGCACCACCACCTCGCCTTGAAGAGCTTGGGATCAGTTCAAACAATTTTTCCGAAGACAATGTGAGTAACTGCATGATTTTGCAATATAAACACGCCCATCTTTCTGACGGTGCTCTTTTTGACATTGAAATATTGCTTGCAGGAGATTTGGCATTCTAGAGTAACTCAGTACTGGAAGCACATGAAATCTGAGATACAAAAGGATTCCTTTAGAAATGTTATGGATATGAGCGCCAACCTTGGTGGATTTGCAGCATCTCTGATGAATAAGGATGTCTGGGTAATGAATATAGTTCCCTTCACCGAATCTGGAAAACTGAAGGTAATATATGATCGTGGTTTAATGGGGACTATTCACAATTGGTAAGAACTTTTTTCTACTATCCATCCATTTATGTAATTGTTTCAAGGTCAAATTTGCATGCTTAGAATTGTTAGAACCTTTTTCTGGTTTGTCCTCTACCTTTAATTAACTACAAAGGACAAATGTTAAAGTTGCTTTTTAGCGATTGTCCCTATGAGTTCGTTGTCATGCGTAGGAGGTgtcattggttcctaagatgcAATTACATGCAATTATGTGGAACTCACTCAGCCGTGCAACTAGTAGGTGTTGGCAGACTGGCTCCACTCCGCTTGTATGGGATAGGATGACTGGTAGTTATAGACAGGGTTTCAGAAATTCAGGTAGTCCTGTTGTCATATTGGAAAATGGTGTAGATGGTAATAAGCCATCGATTCATTGTGATTGGGAAAGCCGGGCAGGAGTTAGCTCCATAAGAACATTTCCTAAACTGATAATATTATTACACAAAACTGGAAAAACTGAGCCTGTTTCCACATCTGATCAGGTTCTCAATTCCATTGTTTCTCTCCATTTTAACCACTTATATAGTTTAACTTATGCATGACAAGTGTTTTGTGCATTATTCTGTGTATATCCATATTCAGATGCTTCATACATCTGCTCTGTATTTCTTTATTCATGGCTCTTTTTAACTGAAGGTGTGAATCATTCTCGACATACCCGCGCACCTATGACCTCCTTCACGCCTGGCTCCTACTCTCCGAGATAGAGAAGCAGGGGTGTAGCCTGGAGGATCTGCTGATTGAGATGGACCGCATCCTTAGGCCTCATGGGTATGCCATCATCAGAGACAAAGCCACTGTCTTAAACTACATCAAGAAGCTTTTACCAGCGCTACGGTGGGATGACTGGACATTTGAGGTGAAACCTAAGAAAGATGCACTCTCGTCAGATGACGAAAGAGTCTTGATCGTCAGGAAAAAGCTGTGGAATCAGACGTTGCAAGATGTGTAGCTGTAGTCACTCTCGTTTTGATCCTAGCTGTAGCTAACTGAGCACCGTGATTATCCTAACCGTCAAGTGTAATATAGTTCTGGGCTTTTTTGTTTTGCCCGTTGTTTGTTAAGAGTGGAGGATCATGAATCTTCAGGAGCAGACTTCAATAGTTCATAACGTACCGACACCTGATATGTGTTGCCCGTTGTTTGTGTGGTCGATTGTAATCATACCGTGCTACAGGAGAAGTTGCTAGCAGAGGTACCGTGCCGACACCTGATATGTGTTGTTTGAATACCTGTTTAAGCTCTCATCAACAACTTCCATATCCGTTGAAGTTGGTTAAATGAGTTCTAAATCTCTAATATAAAACAAAACGATCAAATGTTTGCAAAATATCTATTTAAAAATAGAAATCTGCGTAAGATCAGTTCATTTTTTTGGAAGGATTTCAAAAGTGGAACCTCATTTTTAAATATTAAGGGAGTAAGGGACCATGTGAAAGCTTAAGTCGTCCTGAACTGTGAACAACCGGAAAGCTGGTGAAAAACAAACCTGTTCCGGGTGGCGCAGCCAGGCCAACCAACCCGACCTCGCCTCACTTCACTCGGGAGATCCGAACAGTTGCCTGCTGCCGCCTCCGCAACCGCGATACTCCCCTCTCGCCGCCGCGGAAGAAGCAGGGAGAAGAAGAGGCGGCACCCCCgcgccggcgggggcggcggccgcgccatGGCCGAGCTGCGGTACgccacggcagcggcggcggcgacccgcgCCTCCAGCTCCCCGTCCAAGCGCGACGCCGACGCCGCGTCCGCGTCCTCGCCCTTGGTCGCCTCCCcccgcgtcggcggcggcaaggACGGGCCCCGCCCCCACCAGAGGTGGTCACTCCCGCCCCCCGTCCGCTCCCTCCTCGCGCTCGAGGACCCCAGGtcgcccgccgcctccacctcctacCGGATCCTGGTCGCCGCAATCGCCTGTTTCGCCCTCGCCGCGCTCTTCTCCGCCCCTTCTGTCTGGTCACGCCTCGTGAGTTCTCGATTCCTTGATTGCGGCATCTCGATTACGTTCATGGAGATCTCTTGCTTGGTTCTTACTCTCGTGTCGGTGCTGGACCCTAGAACGCGCCGTACCTGTGCCGCAAGGAGGGGATTCGGCTCCACTGCCCTCGGGTAATGAGGTGTTCGTTTGAGCAATGCACTGGGGAACCTAATTGTGCATGCGATGTGATTGGGACCTGAATTGTTATCTTGTTTGGCTTGGTGTTACGCTGCAGGTGAGCGAGCGGGACTCTCTGTGGGAGAATCCTCATGCAGCAGCCACTTCCTGGAAGCCGTGTGCTGAGCGTCGTAGTGACGAGATCTCAGGCAAGTACAGAATCTGATTGTTCTAGTGAAAAAGTTGATGGTAATTGGGTAACTGCTCTAGTTGCATCCTAGTTTGCTGTAGTGATCACTTTGATTTCTTATCCGTAACTTGGACTGCGAGCCATGTAGTTTTTCATTGGATGATGCACCACTTCTTCGTGTGCCATTACACTGGTTGGAGTGGATGAGCAATGATAGCAGAATAAAATTAAAATAGAACAATCATCCCAAGAAAAAAAGTTGCATAACTTCTTTGATACCCATGTGCCATGCTTTCCCCCCTTGGAGCCTTATGTACAGGCAAAATGCTTTGGTGATATCTGAGAGAGGATACTGTCACGTATTTAAGCACCTGCACAGACATTAATCTCTCCAATGCAACTTGGAGATTAAATAGGCTTAACCACCTTGTTAGGCTGTTAGCACACCTTAAGCACCCAGTGCATATGATGTGGCAGAAAAAAAACTGGTTTAGCTACCTAAGAACCATGTGTAAGTACCTCCATTGTACATGCCCTCTTGGGGAAGTGTTTTAACTTTGCAAGCCATGAGTTTTCAAACTGTGTTGGCTCCTCATTTTTGTTTCTGCTTATCAATTTGTAACTTGAGAGCACATGACATAAATCATGGTTGGATCCTGACAACTTCCAGTTTGATCTCCTCTATTTTGCAGATCTTGTGCCAGAGAACGAAGCCTCTGGGTTTATATTTATTCATGCTGAGGGTGGTTTAAACCAGCAACGTATAGCTGTACGTATGTGCCCTTTTCACAATTTATGCCCTCTAAATAGTTGGCATGTGAACACATGAGTTATTCCACAGTCTTAGACTTAAAAAGGAAAATGTTGACTGACCTATTCTACATTGTAATTTTTTTTATATGATGTTTGGTTCTTAATACTAGAATGCTGGAAGATTGCCATTTTGTTGCCAGCAAATTTTGTTAGCTTCTTATGTAGTGTTACGTTTTCTACTAAAACCTGCATATTGTCTTGGTAAAATTGCACAACTCTTAACTTGTTTGTAATATTTGATTCATTTACAGATATGTAATGCTGTTGCAATTGCTAAGATAATGAACGCCACACTTATTCTGCCAGTGCTGAAGCAGGATCAAATATGGAAAGATCAAACGTAAGTGATGAACTATGATGTTCTCTTAAACAACTTATGGTCACCCTTTTTGTTTATATTATGCGTTCCTTCTTCATGATACCTTCAGTAGTTGAGATTGTTTCTCTTTGTGCAGGAAATTCGAAGACATCTTTGATGTAGATCATTTTATAAAGTATTTGAAGGATGATGTACGCATTGTGCGAGATATTCCTGACTGGTTCACAGAAAAGGAGGAGCTTTTCACCAGTATAAAGTTAGTTGCATCCGTTTCAGCTATCCCTTGTATTGGTGATATTACTTTTTGTCATCTCAATATAAGCATTACTATTGTCACTGAGGATTATTACACCTTGATCACATGAACCTGAAAAAaggctctgctgctgctgctgctgccgctgttGTTGTTGATCACATGAACTGATGAATTGGAATGACAACCTGACTGGATACTCCTGCTGCTTGCTTTGTATAGCTGCACTTTGCAAACTAGTTTTCTAGTCATATACACTTGCATCGTTCACTTTTGGTTTTGCAAGAGTTATCCTTGTACAGCCTTGATGCAGCTGCAGATTGTGTTTTCCATTCTTGCCTCTAAAGTTCTGTATgcgttttatttttattttattttattttatcttGTAACAGGCGCACTGTGAAAAATATCCCCAAGTATGCATCAGCACAATTTTACATTGACAATGTGCTTCCAAGGATCAGAGAAAAAAAGATAATGTCCATCAAGCCGTTCGTTGATAGGCTAGGGTAAGTATCACAGCATCAATATGACAATATAAAACATTTTTTTACCCTTTTGATGCATCTATAGATGTGCTAATTATGTTAAGCTTGCCATTTCAGGTATGATAATGTCCCAATGGAGATTAACCGGCTCAGGTGCCGAGTTAATTATCATGCTTTGAAGTTTCTACCTCACATTGAAGAAATGGCTGACAAGCTAGCAACAAGGATGAGGAACCGAACAGTCAATTTAAATCCGTACATGTAAGCTTGGTTTTCTGTCTTCTATTTATCTTGCTTGCAGTTGACAAATTGATACCTCATACTCAATTGCACTTGCTTCAAAAGGGCTCTTCACCTGCGTTTTGAGAAAGGAATGGTGGGGCTTTCCTTTTGTGATTTTGCTGGAACTAGAGAGGAGAAAGCTATGATGGCTAGTTATAGACAGCAACAATGGCCAAGGCGGTACAAGGTGACATAAATTTTCAGTTTTCTGAATGCCAGACGATGACATGATCCCTAAAAAGATTTAAGGGTGGAGACTAGAGAGTGTACTATTTGAATATACTCTATTCACTTCTACTTGCTTGCAGAATGGATCTCATCTATGGCCATTAGCACTtaagaagagaaaagaaggcCGCTGCCCACTCGAACCTGGGGAAATAGGAGTTATTTTGCGTGCTATGGGGTATACAAAGGAAACTCAGATATATGTTGCATCGGGGCAGGTATATGGTGGAAACACTCGAATGGCACCCTTGAGGAATATGTTCCCCAATCTGGTAGGTGCCTCTGAAGTTTACACAtgccctcttttccctctcaTTGATATTTCAAATATAGACAGAAATACAGCAAAAACCGTCCAAAGGAATATGTATAATCGAGATAAATATCTCTTATTATTACCATTGTAGATTTATGGAATTTATAGAAGCTGCCTGAGACACAACTGATCATGCTGCTCAAGAAGCAACTGACCAATCCTTTGGCAACTGCAGGTTAGCAAAGAAGATCTTGCAAGCAAGGAGGAGATGGAGCCTTTCAAGAAGCATGTAACCAGCCTTGCTGCGCTGGACTTCCTGGTATGCCTGAAGTCAGACGTGTTTGTCATGACCCACGGCGGCAATTTTGCCAAGCTGATCATCGGCTACCGCCGCTACATGGGGCGCCACCGTCTCAAGTCTATCAAGCCAGACAAGGGGCTCATGTCCAAGTTCTTTGGTGACCCTTACATGCCATGGGCGACTTTCGTGGAGAATGTGATGATCACCCATCAGACACGGACCGGCCTCCCTGAGCCCACTTTCCCACACTATGACCTTTGGGAAAATCCCCTCACCCCTTGCATGTGTAGAGCTTAAGTTATAGAGCACGAGTGATTGTTCATAGAATCATAGTTATTCTTTGTCCATATGCTGATGTCGCAAATTTTGTATAACTTTATTTTTACCACTTGTACTGTATATTAAACCCCAATTGATGCAGAATCCTCATCTTTCTTTCCACAAGAAACTGTATAGTTGATGCATAAATGTGTAGACAATAGTCTTTTCTGATGAAAACAGCTAAAATCGTGCCAGCAGATATACGACACGACATCTTCCAGCAGCTTCTCCCTGCCTATGAAATTCATACATGAATATTTTCTGCTACCGTGAGGGCTTGAGATTTTACCTGCAAATGTGCATGGAGCTGGAGCATGAATCCTACAGATTGTCGCTCAGGTCTCGGTCACTGGCGGAGCcaggggcggctcgggcaggGCCATGCTCCCCCACgccaacacccccccccccctccccctcgGTTGATTAGCACATATATGTTAGGAACAGTAAGCAATTCTTATTTTTAGATCTTAGAATGAGTTTGTTTTGTCTTCCCAAGCACATATTGAATCAGTGTAATGTAGAAAATATAAATTATATATTAATCGTGAAAGTATCATTATTTTTTTGCGGGTAACCATGGAAGTATCATTAAATCTAAAAGTAAAATATCTTGCTTCTTTTATAAGAACATGAGGGATTTTGTATAAAAAAATTTATTGATTTTGGAAGATATCAATCTTCATTTTTATGCACCACTATAACATCTAAACTGCGAGAAAAGTTCTCAAAGACAACATCAACAGGAAACAACACGCCTAGAATGATTTGTTTTTTTTTAGGACGGAAGGGATAGCTCATGTTCGACTCGTTCTATGTGTAATTCCTGGCTCCGCCACTGCTCATGGTAACGTGCAACAGATCGAACGCACGAGTTTTGGACTTTCTCGTGCTAAGAAAAGAGAAGATTCTGTCTGGTTCTTCATGTGACCCTTGGTCATCAGTTTACGACGATCTGCCCACGCAGCCACAGAACTGCCTGCATTTTGCATCAGTCATGCAT
The genomic region above belongs to Panicum hallii strain FIL2 chromosome 4, PHallii_v3.1, whole genome shotgun sequence and contains:
- the LOC112891149 gene encoding protein PECTIC ARABINOGALACTAN SYNTHESIS-RELATED-like, coding for MAELRYATAAAAATRASSSPSKRDADAASASSPLVASPRVGGGKDGPRPHQRWSLPPPVRSLLALEDPRSPAASTSYRILVAAIACFALAALFSAPSVWSRLNAPYLCRKEGIRLHCPRVSERDSLWENPHAAATSWKPCAERRSDEISDLVPENEASGFIFIHAEGGLNQQRIAICNAVAIAKIMNATLILPVLKQDQIWKDQTKFEDIFDVDHFIKYLKDDVRIVRDIPDWFTEKEELFTSIKRTVKNIPKYASAQFYIDNVLPRIREKKIMSIKPFVDRLGYDNVPMEINRLRCRVNYHALKFLPHIEEMADKLATRMRNRTVNLNPYMALHLRFEKGMVGLSFCDFAGTREEKAMMASYRQQQWPRRYKNGSHLWPLALKKRKEGRCPLEPGEIGVILRAMGYTKETQIYVASGQVYGGNTRMAPLRNMFPNLVSKEDLASKEEMEPFKKHVTSLAALDFLVCLKSDVFVMTHGGNFAKLIIGYRRYMGRHRLKSIKPDKGLMSKFFGDPYMPWATFVENVMITHQTRTGLPEPTFPHYDLWENPLTPCMCRA